In Turicibacter sanguinis, a genomic segment contains:
- a CDS encoding CotY/CotZ family spore coat protein has translation MSSETTRTIKYSPVADTLRFINRLQQAATPTDSSILRYNNLILGEASKANTRPFILYLPNGEPFKLATLPDSGLQSASLFRVEDVNENSATIRALAYNSNANSNHSNDARDMSDSDGFRHINTINDDLNVFERQGLTSISLIPTKTLCTVDLNSFIAIQCLEDVYVPLDDNNL, from the coding sequence ATGAGTTCTGAAACTACTCGAACAATTAAATATAGTCCTGTTGCTGATACGCTTAGATTCATCAATCGTCTACAACAGGCTGCTACTCCAACAGATAGTAGCATCTTACGATATAACAATCTTATTTTAGGTGAAGCGTCTAAAGCTAATACAAGACCCTTTATTTTATATCTACCAAATGGAGAACCATTTAAATTAGCCACTCTTCCCGACTCTGGTCTTCAATCCGCTTCACTGTTTAGAGTCGAAGATGTCAATGAAAATAGTGCAACGATTAGAGCGTTGGCTTATAATTCAAATGCTAACTCAAATCATAGTAATGATGCTCGAGATATGAGTGATTCAGATGGTTTTAGACACATTAACACAATAAACGACGACCTCAATGTTTTTGAAAGACAAGGGCTAACTTCGATAAGTTTGATTCCTACCAAAACATTGTGTACCGTTGACTTAAACTCTTTCATAGCAATTCAATGCTTAGAAGATGTCTATGTACCACTAGATGATAACAATCTTTAA
- a CDS encoding FtsW/RodA/SpoVE family cell cycle protein yields MKDILNKFKILFYNPIIVYLLLIIGISLVAITSSAPLTEIQYGASDYAMRQGLFYGIGFILTFIIIIIGTDRIRALRWWLYGFVMILLFGLFIHEKGIMNVPFAKNINGATCWYILPGIGTLQPSEFMKIALALVVADIIQKHNEFYPHLKRTVKTDFLLLLKIGAAIVPPAFLIFEQPDSGVTMIILFFVALMIFSSGIKWRYIFIVGSIAMVGITIFILAVGVFPDFLTNVLGIQAYKLSRFFGWFDPFGTIQGAGNQLAKGLLAIGSGHLIGNGFQSLTTYFPEAHTDFIFAVIGMDFGLIGTLITVILCGLFDFEILNTATLNRGHYNSYLCVGIFGMLFFQQIQNIGMTIGMLPITGVTLPFISYGGSSLLSYMILFGLILSSHIEGMKLKHSEVDYHERTLYLKTKAYIKDNAKVD; encoded by the coding sequence ATGAAAGATATTTTAAATAAATTTAAGATTTTATTTTATAATCCAATTATTGTCTATTTACTTCTTATTATCGGAATTAGTCTGGTTGCCATTACTTCCTCTGCACCGTTGACTGAAATCCAGTACGGAGCATCAGATTATGCCATGAGGCAAGGATTGTTTTATGGCATTGGATTTATCCTAACCTTTATCATCATCATCATTGGAACGGATCGAATTCGAGCTTTGAGATGGTGGTTATATGGATTTGTAATGATTTTACTATTCGGACTTTTTATTCACGAAAAAGGCATTATGAATGTTCCGTTTGCTAAAAATATTAATGGGGCAACCTGCTGGTACATCTTACCTGGTATCGGAACTTTACAGCCATCAGAATTTATGAAAATTGCGCTCGCACTCGTTGTAGCCGATATCATTCAAAAACACAACGAGTTTTATCCCCATTTAAAGCGTACCGTCAAAACAGATTTTTTACTTCTTCTAAAAATTGGAGCAGCTATTGTGCCACCAGCTTTTTTAATTTTTGAACAGCCGGATTCTGGTGTTACGATGATTATTTTATTCTTCGTCGCACTCATGATTTTTTCTTCAGGAATTAAGTGGCGATATATCTTTATCGTTGGTTCAATCGCTATGGTCGGTATTACAATCTTTATTCTAGCAGTCGGAGTTTTCCCAGACTTTTTAACAAATGTTCTTGGAATTCAAGCTTATAAATTAAGTCGTTTCTTTGGATGGTTTGATCCATTTGGAACGATTCAAGGAGCAGGAAACCAATTAGCAAAAGGATTACTTGCCATTGGATCGGGTCATCTAATTGGAAACGGATTCCAAAGCTTAACCACTTACTTCCCTGAAGCCCACACTGATTTCATTTTTGCCGTTATCGGAATGGACTTTGGATTAATTGGAACTTTAATTACGGTGATTTTATGTGGTTTATTTGATTTTGAAATTCTCAATACGGCAACACTGAATCGTGGTCATTACAATAGTTACTTATGCGTTGGAATTTTTGGAATGTTATTCTTCCAACAAATTCAAAATATTGGGATGACGATTGGGATGCTTCCCATTACAGGGGTAACGCTTCCGTTTATCAGTTATGGGGGAAGTTCATTACTCTCTTATATGATTTTATTTGGTCTCATTTTAAGTAGTCATATTGAAGGAATGAAATTAAAGCACTCTGAAGTAGATTACCACGAACGGACACTTTACTTAAAAACAAAAGCTTATATTAAAGATAATGCAAAAGTCGATTAG
- the addA gene encoding helicase-exonuclease AddAB subunit AddA: MNQVPIKPLEATWNDEQWEAIYRKGEDLLISAGAGSGKTAVLVERMIQKIIQEKLNIDELLVMTFTEAAAAEMKQRMRSRIQDELEKQPDNEHLKVQLNKISQSHISTFHAFCNKLIKRYYYLLELDPVFKIADDIEVGIIQDEVVESLFDDLSDDEDESYLLLSRQFNNDRNDENLKVMLLKIYELARSNPEMIQWLENLPHLYQWDEQDLMSWIHYDKILKVITPSLNEAVLDLEKAKEYATYSQMTEKLHKYATDVYFQDLEYVNRLKDAMNSSYEALREAFMNTTLSRFPSAPKKDFDEEMNTICKEARDSFKKRIEKIKEKYLTYSNETHLIHFKKSQEVVEALAKMVLLFHERFSEAKLKRQLLDFSDLEWYTLRLLIQDGQATAVAFDIHAQFKEIMIDEYQDTNFMQESIVQAIAKIKSPEIPIFMVGDVKQSIYRFRLAEPSIFQGKYTMFSDGNGKGHKIDLMKNYRSHQQVIDSTNYIFKQLMDEPVGEINYDEAAMLRLGVLGEVNDPFNQNEVHLIDKLQVTDDETDLSTVELEAHHIARTIKRWMDSKQEVYDRKLGRMRLLTYQDIVILMRSLSSVTTFQDVFRQYHIPLFTEQNTDLFDSIEIINMVSCLKVIDNPYQDIPLVGLMRSPLFFFNERELSLIKVSSKASSFYELVQFYQNHGEDEFLKQKTKRFVEILERWRFEAKTQSLASLITLIYEQTLYYEFVMGLPHGYLRKANLDVFVDKARHYESSTKKGLYGFVNYIDRMQALGKHFGKAKTVTANEDVVRIMSIHKSKGLEFPVVFISQIQKKFNVQDEKGNYILHKKYGVAVKYIDSQLSFTQKTIAQNVVASLIHREMLAEEMRLLYVAMTRAKSKLLFTGVFEVEKKLASLKEVITESGVRLPDSYRLKAVNYADWILPAILKHPDNQEIVATYLGVTPTCLEDASSWKIEIFSQQQELEQSMKVEESLAKQPPVIDFEKIFSTRYEHQELVEINAKQSVSQRKLAEETPMFKGIPELRPQVAYDRPSFMREKKISGAEAGTALHQFMQHLPVMKNHTLESLQQVKERVIEKEMMTEEMSSRIDLGQVLEFTKSPLYEKIITALSVKKEVPFMTLVKVDEHEQSQILLQGVIDLLAEFEDEVYIVDYKTDYIRDFEVQQQELKQRYETQMKYYSKAIKEIFPTKKVSCHVYFLKVSQCLVY, translated from the coding sequence ATGAATCAAGTACCCATTAAACCGCTGGAGGCGACTTGGAATGATGAACAATGGGAAGCTATTTATCGAAAAGGCGAAGATTTATTAATTTCAGCTGGGGCAGGTTCAGGAAAAACGGCTGTACTCGTGGAACGAATGATTCAAAAAATTATTCAAGAGAAACTAAATATTGATGAATTACTTGTCATGACCTTTACAGAGGCAGCAGCTGCTGAAATGAAACAACGTATGCGTTCACGCATTCAAGATGAGTTAGAAAAGCAACCAGATAATGAACATTTAAAGGTCCAATTAAATAAAATTTCTCAGTCTCATATTTCAACGTTTCATGCCTTTTGTAATAAGTTAATTAAACGTTACTATTATTTATTAGAACTCGATCCTGTGTTTAAGATTGCCGATGATATTGAAGTCGGGATTATTCAAGATGAGGTGGTTGAATCGTTATTTGATGACTTATCAGATGATGAGGATGAGTCTTATTTGCTGTTGAGTCGTCAGTTTAATAATGATCGCAATGATGAGAATTTAAAAGTCATGTTACTTAAAATTTACGAATTGGCACGTTCTAATCCTGAAATGATTCAGTGGTTAGAGAATTTACCTCACCTATATCAGTGGGATGAGCAAGATCTAATGTCATGGATTCATTATGATAAAATTTTAAAAGTCATAACTCCAAGTCTTAATGAAGCAGTATTAGATTTAGAAAAAGCAAAAGAATATGCGACTTACTCACAAATGACGGAGAAATTACATAAATACGCAACAGATGTATATTTTCAAGATTTAGAGTATGTCAATCGTTTAAAGGATGCCATGAACTCATCATATGAAGCGCTACGCGAGGCTTTTATGAATACAACGCTTTCGAGATTTCCTTCAGCACCTAAGAAAGATTTTGATGAAGAGATGAACACGATTTGTAAAGAGGCGCGTGATTCTTTTAAAAAACGAATTGAGAAAATAAAGGAAAAATATTTAACGTACTCGAATGAAACGCATTTGATTCATTTTAAAAAGAGTCAAGAAGTGGTAGAAGCATTAGCGAAAATGGTTCTTCTATTTCATGAGCGTTTTAGCGAAGCGAAATTAAAACGACAATTACTTGATTTTTCTGATTTAGAGTGGTATACGCTTCGGTTGTTAATCCAAGATGGACAAGCAACTGCGGTAGCATTTGATATTCATGCTCAATTTAAGGAGATTATGATTGATGAGTATCAAGATACTAATTTCATGCAAGAATCGATTGTTCAGGCGATTGCCAAGATTAAGTCACCTGAAATTCCAATTTTCATGGTAGGGGATGTCAAGCAGTCGATTTATCGATTCCGACTCGCAGAACCAAGTATTTTTCAAGGAAAATATACGATGTTCTCTGATGGAAATGGAAAAGGTCATAAAATTGATTTAATGAAAAACTATCGTTCTCATCAGCAAGTGATTGATTCAACGAATTATATTTTTAAGCAGTTAATGGATGAGCCGGTGGGTGAAATTAATTATGATGAAGCGGCAATGCTTCGACTTGGCGTGTTAGGTGAAGTGAATGATCCATTTAACCAAAATGAAGTACATTTGATTGATAAATTGCAAGTCACAGATGATGAAACGGATTTAAGTACCGTTGAACTTGAAGCGCATCACATTGCGAGAACAATTAAGCGTTGGATGGATTCTAAACAAGAAGTATATGATCGAAAATTAGGTCGCATGCGTCTTTTAACTTATCAAGATATTGTGATTTTAATGCGATCGTTAAGCAGTGTGACAACGTTTCAAGATGTTTTTCGTCAATATCATATTCCGCTGTTTACCGAACAAAATACCGATTTGTTTGATTCAATTGAAATTATTAATATGGTTTCTTGTTTAAAAGTCATTGATAACCCTTATCAAGATATTCCTTTGGTTGGCCTGATGCGATCACCGTTATTTTTCTTTAATGAGCGTGAATTGTCACTCATCAAAGTTTCAAGTAAAGCTTCATCCTTTTATGAACTCGTCCAATTTTATCAAAATCACGGAGAGGATGAGTTTTTAAAACAAAAAACAAAGCGTTTTGTTGAGATATTAGAACGTTGGCGTTTCGAAGCGAAAACACAATCGCTAGCAAGTTTGATCACCCTTATTTATGAACAAACGCTTTATTATGAGTTTGTGATGGGACTTCCACATGGTTATTTAAGAAAGGCAAATTTAGATGTTTTTGTCGATAAGGCACGCCATTATGAGTCGAGCACTAAAAAAGGTTTATATGGATTTGTTAATTATATCGATCGAATGCAAGCTCTTGGAAAACATTTTGGAAAAGCTAAAACGGTCACAGCGAATGAAGATGTTGTTCGAATTATGTCTATTCATAAATCAAAAGGGCTTGAATTTCCTGTTGTGTTTATTTCTCAAATTCAAAAGAAATTTAATGTTCAGGACGAAAAAGGAAATTATATTTTACATAAAAAGTATGGAGTAGCAGTCAAGTACATTGATTCGCAGTTAAGCTTTACTCAAAAAACAATTGCTCAAAATGTGGTAGCAAGCCTCATTCATCGAGAAATGTTAGCAGAAGAAATGCGTCTTTTATATGTGGCCATGACACGTGCTAAATCTAAGCTTTTATTTACAGGAGTTTTTGAGGTTGAGAAAAAGCTCGCTTCTTTAAAAGAAGTCATCACTGAATCGGGTGTGAGGTTACCAGATTCGTATCGATTAAAAGCAGTTAATTATGCTGATTGGATTTTACCAGCTATTTTAAAGCATCCAGATAACCAAGAGATCGTGGCGACCTATTTAGGGGTAACACCGACTTGTTTAGAAGATGCTAGTTCATGGAAAATAGAAATATTCTCCCAACAACAGGAGCTTGAACAATCGATGAAGGTAGAAGAGTCATTAGCTAAACAACCCCCTGTTATTGATTTTGAAAAAATTTTTTCAACGCGTTATGAGCATCAGGAACTAGTTGAGATTAACGCAAAGCAATCTGTTTCACAGCGCAAACTGGCTGAGGAAACACCTATGTTTAAAGGGATTCCTGAGCTTAGACCACAAGTGGCTTATGATCGGCCATCATTTATGAGAGAAAAGAAAATTAGTGGAGCTGAAGCGGGAACCGCATTGCATCAATTTATGCAGCATTTACCGGTGATGAAAAATCATACGTTAGAAAGTTTACAGCAAGTCAAAGAACGAGTGATTGAAAAGGAAATGATGACCGAGGAGATGAGTAGTCGAATTGATCTAGGGCAAGTGCTAGAGTTTACTAAAAGTCCTCTTTATGAAAAAATTATAACAGCGTTATCAGTTAAAAAAGAGGTTCCATTTATGACGTTAGTAAAGGTGGATGAGCATGAACAGTCTCAAATCTTACTTCAAGGGGTCATTGACTTATTAGCAGAATTTGAAGATGAAGTCTATATCGTGGATTATAAAACCGACTATATTCGTGACTTTGAGGTACAACAACAAGAACTAAAACAAAGATACGAAACACAAATGAAATACTATTCTAAAGCGATTAAAGAAATATTCCCAACTAAAAAAGTAAGTTGTCATGTTTATTTCTTAAAAGTATCGCAGTGTCTCGTTTATTAA
- the addB gene encoding helicase-exonuclease AddAB subunit AddB, translated as MSIRFILGRSGVGKTRLVLNEIKAACDELPQGDPIFVIAPDQMTFHLEYQLLKQSQYPSLMRVQGLSFNRFAYRILQETGGLSRYHLNQVGLALLLQKVMNEKKDQLSLFPFYANKPGFISKVSEMIAEFKNYCVTPNQLFQTIQTQQEISNWSVQSVKKINDIAILYDEFEKLSLGRYLMTEDYYTLLSEQIAYSSTIANSDFYIDGYHLFNKQEELILLQLMKYAKSVTIVLTHDLNSTSSVFSLPSRTYSKLASQLEEMGLNYEIQELTEGNHRFKSDTALAHLEKQFMQFPTVKSEAKGVHFFQAANSRLEVEEVAKRIHHLIHKEGYAFNDIAIYTAQSEEYQELIASIFPKFEIPVFLDYKESMLIHPLMVLLYHVFDVMMNGWRHESMFMIIKTGLFMDVSQIKKQQSFYEAFQAYQRQVDVLENYCLARQIKKQDWQQKDDWVYEKYQGLGRGYVKTDDDLAVEDLLNTLKKQISSLLTSFEKKLKKAKTYKEFAVATFTFLEEAQIPQKLALLESSAEETQHLKLLKQHQQVWNKVLELFEQLVEIGQEEAVSLENFATVFKAGLEEMSYATVPPRLDQVSVGELRRARYQLVTDLGEAGQYGIKHAFVLGVNEGQIPSVMGESSLLSEVEREQLKELGIELAPSLEQSQQDEQFILYTVFTSPKQTLTLSYVSSNDEGKEFLPSYVYNQLKEMFPLSQEAHIGREFDDDLYEQLTTLNQSVAHLLAHLKQNPAYRSYYEPLLAYYKEHNPLIYQMVMRILGYENEVTNLDEVLTKKLYSEEIVASVSRLELFNQCEFAHYLRYGLQLKDRERYQLDLPHIGELYHEALKRIATMIQKENRTFADLTQDECQTLAKMVSDELSEQLLYKILKQNKRMMKLTERLTHVVYKTLIGLKYQSSQSEFKPMFFELPFQTGKSNGIHIDSRPIGKGFKLSLKGIIDRVDVAKSKDESQAYLRIVDYKSSQQDLELDKVYYGLSLQLLTYLDVVVTNALQLIDMPAEVGGLLYFHVHRPIISKDDQDLLRDVALEEQILRLHQEDFKMKGYLPDDYDVVTLSDHRITDRLKSDVVPITLKKDGSFSSRGTSTLSPAELSMLRNYTNQTIERAATKITQGSLQINPSHHGDRKACDFCSYRGVCQFDIDFLGNQPRILAKMKKENALEAIKCQLEEGGDQDESSTH; from the coding sequence ATGAGTATTCGTTTTATTTTAGGGCGATCAGGTGTTGGAAAAACAAGACTTGTTTTAAATGAAATTAAGGCAGCTTGTGATGAGCTTCCACAAGGAGATCCTATTTTTGTTATTGCACCTGATCAGATGACGTTTCATTTAGAATATCAACTTTTAAAACAAAGTCAGTATCCTAGTTTAATGAGGGTACAGGGATTAAGTTTTAATCGTTTTGCATATCGTATTTTACAGGAAACGGGTGGTTTGAGTCGCTATCATTTGAACCAAGTTGGATTGGCGCTGTTGTTGCAAAAAGTCATGAATGAAAAAAAAGATCAGCTATCATTATTTCCGTTTTATGCAAACAAACCTGGTTTCATTTCAAAAGTAAGTGAGATGATTGCGGAGTTTAAAAATTATTGTGTGACACCGAATCAATTATTTCAAACCATTCAAACACAACAAGAGATTTCGAATTGGTCGGTTCAATCCGTAAAAAAAATTAATGATATTGCTATTTTATATGATGAGTTTGAAAAATTATCATTAGGTCGATATTTGATGACAGAAGATTATTATACGTTGTTGAGTGAGCAAATCGCTTATTCCTCAACCATTGCTAATAGTGATTTTTATATTGATGGCTATCATTTATTTAATAAGCAAGAAGAATTAATTTTATTGCAATTGATGAAGTACGCGAAATCTGTCACTATTGTGTTAACACATGATTTAAATTCAACTAGCTCTGTTTTTTCTTTGCCATCTCGTACCTATTCTAAATTAGCTTCGCAACTAGAAGAAATGGGATTAAATTATGAAATTCAAGAACTAACAGAGGGGAATCATCGTTTTAAATCAGACACTGCCTTAGCTCATCTAGAAAAACAATTTATGCAGTTTCCGACGGTTAAAAGTGAAGCAAAAGGCGTCCATTTTTTCCAAGCAGCGAATAGCCGACTCGAAGTTGAAGAAGTAGCAAAACGAATTCATCACTTGATTCATAAAGAGGGTTATGCATTTAATGATATTGCCATTTATACGGCACAATCAGAGGAGTATCAAGAACTGATTGCCTCTATTTTCCCTAAATTTGAGATTCCAGTCTTTTTAGATTATAAAGAATCTATGTTGATTCACCCTCTAATGGTGTTACTTTATCATGTCTTTGATGTCATGATGAATGGATGGCGTCATGAATCGATGTTTATGATCATTAAAACGGGACTTTTTATGGATGTAAGTCAGATAAAAAAACAACAATCCTTTTACGAAGCGTTTCAGGCTTATCAACGTCAAGTTGATGTGCTAGAAAACTATTGTTTAGCTCGTCAGATTAAAAAACAAGACTGGCAACAAAAAGATGATTGGGTGTATGAGAAGTATCAAGGACTTGGCAGAGGGTATGTGAAAACGGATGATGACTTAGCAGTTGAAGACTTATTAAATACTTTAAAAAAGCAGATTTCTAGTTTGTTAACATCATTTGAGAAAAAATTAAAAAAAGCTAAAACCTATAAGGAGTTTGCCGTTGCGACCTTTACCTTCTTAGAAGAAGCCCAAATTCCACAAAAGCTAGCACTACTTGAGTCAAGTGCTGAAGAGACGCAGCATTTAAAGTTACTTAAACAGCATCAACAAGTTTGGAATAAAGTGCTTGAGCTATTTGAGCAACTCGTTGAAATTGGACAAGAAGAAGCGGTTAGTCTAGAAAATTTTGCAACGGTCTTTAAAGCAGGACTTGAAGAAATGTCTTATGCGACTGTTCCACCACGACTTGATCAAGTTTCAGTTGGCGAATTAAGACGTGCCCGTTATCAATTAGTTACGGATTTAGGTGAAGCAGGACAGTATGGAATTAAGCATGCGTTTGTTCTTGGCGTGAATGAGGGGCAAATTCCGAGTGTTATGGGAGAGAGTAGTCTCTTAAGTGAAGTAGAACGTGAACAATTAAAAGAGTTAGGCATTGAACTAGCACCTAGTCTTGAGCAAAGTCAACAAGATGAACAGTTTATCCTATATACCGTGTTTACCTCACCTAAACAAACGTTAACACTTTCTTATGTGAGCAGTAATGATGAAGGGAAAGAGTTTTTACCTTCATACGTTTATAATCAATTAAAAGAAATGTTCCCGCTTTCACAAGAGGCGCACATTGGTCGTGAATTTGATGACGATTTATATGAACAACTAACGACATTGAATCAATCAGTTGCTCATTTATTAGCGCATCTCAAACAAAATCCAGCGTATCGTTCTTACTATGAACCATTATTAGCGTATTACAAGGAACATAATCCATTGATTTATCAAATGGTTATGAGAATTTTAGGATATGAAAATGAGGTAACTAATTTAGATGAAGTGTTGACGAAAAAACTTTATAGTGAAGAAATTGTGGCGAGTGTTTCAAGACTGGAGTTGTTTAACCAGTGTGAATTCGCTCATTATTTACGCTATGGATTACAATTAAAAGATCGAGAACGTTATCAACTTGATTTACCGCATATTGGTGAGCTTTATCATGAGGCATTAAAACGCATTGCCACAATGATTCAAAAGGAGAATCGAACATTTGCTGATTTAACGCAAGATGAGTGTCAGACACTTGCTAAAATGGTGTCAGATGAGTTGAGTGAACAGTTGTTATATAAGATTTTAAAACAAAATAAACGTATGATGAAGTTAACGGAGCGATTGACTCATGTTGTTTATAAGACGTTAATTGGACTCAAGTATCAAAGTAGCCAAAGTGAGTTTAAGCCGATGTTTTTTGAGTTGCCATTCCAAACTGGAAAATCAAATGGAATTCACATCGATTCACGCCCGATTGGAAAAGGATTTAAATTATCATTAAAAGGAATTATTGACCGTGTTGATGTTGCTAAATCAAAAGATGAATCGCAAGCTTATTTAAGAATTGTCGATTATAAATCGAGTCAACAAGATTTAGAGCTTGATAAGGTCTATTATGGTTTGAGTTTACAGCTATTAACGTATTTAGATGTCGTGGTCACGAATGCCCTGCAATTAATTGACATGCCAGCAGAAGTCGGAGGACTCTTGTACTTCCATGTTCATCGCCCCATTATTTCAAAAGACGATCAAGATTTATTAAGAGATGTGGCGTTAGAAGAGCAAATATTAAGGCTACATCAAGAGGATTTTAAAATGAAAGGTTATTTACCGGATGATTATGACGTGGTGACACTCAGTGATCATCGAATAACGGATCGCTTAAAAAGTGATGTCGTCCCTATTACGCTAAAAAAAGATGGAAGTTTTTCAAGTCGTGGGACATCGACGTTATCTCCGGCTGAACTTTCGATGTTACGAAATTATACGAATCAAACCATTGAACGTGCCGCGACGAAAATTACGCAAGGTTCTCTTCAGATTAATCCAAGTCATCATGGCGATCGTAAAGCATGTGATTTTTGTTCTTATCGAGGGGTGTGCCAATTTGATATTGATTTTCTCGGAAATCAACCACGTATCTTAGCTAAAATGAAAAAAGAAAATGCATTAGAGGCGATTAAATGTCAACTAGAGGAAGGAGGAGATCAAGATGAATCAAGTACCCATTAA
- a CDS encoding HU family DNA-binding protein, producing MNRSQLVDKIAEKAELTKKDADKFLSAYIEAVTEALQADDKVALVGFGTFEVRERAARQGRNLHTGETIEIEASKYPAFKAGKALKDALK from the coding sequence ATGAACCGTTCTCAATTAGTAGATAAAATCGCTGAAAAAGCTGAGTTAACTAAAAAAGATGCAGATAAATTCTTAAGTGCTTATATTGAAGCAGTAACTGAAGCGTTACAAGCAGATGACAAAGTAGCATTAGTAGGATTCGGAACGTTTGAAGTACGTGAGCGTGCTGCACGTCAAGGACGTAACTTACATACTGGAGAAACAATCGAAATCGAAGCTAGCAAATATCCTGCTTTCAAAGCTGGTAAAGCTTTAAAAGACGCTTTAAAATAA
- the spoIVA gene encoding stage IV sporulation protein A has protein sequence METNELMRDVFARTNGEFYLGVVGAVRTGKSTFIKKFMESLVIPLVEDENEKKRMIDELPQSANGKTIMTTEPKFVPAQAVNVTVEGEVSANIRLIDCVGYVIPSAIGYETDEGPRMVNTPWYDEPIPFVEAAAIGTQKVIEDHSHIGIVMTTDGSIGNFNRDDYLEAEQLVIEQLKAINKPFIVILNTTHPKTDDVQELRNQLQDEYGVPVLPLSVENMTKKDIYSVLTEALYEFPVSELDIKLPSWVDALSDDNWLKARFLKLINQSTNEFYKLRDINYLADELKAEDIVEDCFISALDAGVGLAELEIKVPDQLYDQILTELVGPIKDKADLMFLLQDYANIKKEYEPIASALKMVKQVGYGIATPSIEDMTLSEPTVVKQGARYGVRLKAIAPSIHMIRVDVESVFEPIIGTEQQSKDLIDFIMKDSADNPLAIWSTEIFGRCLSDIVRDGISAKLYSMPENARFKLQDTLIKIVNQGNGGLIAIML, from the coding sequence ATGGAAACAAATGAACTGATGAGAGACGTCTTTGCTCGTACGAATGGCGAATTCTATCTCGGCGTAGTAGGGGCGGTTCGTACAGGAAAATCAACATTCATCAAGAAATTTATGGAATCTTTAGTTATTCCACTAGTTGAAGATGAAAATGAAAAGAAACGCATGATAGATGAATTACCACAAAGTGCGAATGGTAAAACTATTATGACAACAGAACCAAAATTTGTTCCAGCACAGGCTGTTAATGTAACAGTTGAAGGAGAGGTAAGTGCGAATATTCGCTTAATTGATTGTGTTGGATATGTCATTCCAAGTGCGATTGGATATGAAACGGATGAAGGACCACGTATGGTGAATACACCATGGTATGATGAACCAATTCCATTTGTAGAGGCAGCAGCAATCGGAACACAAAAAGTTATTGAAGATCACTCGCATATTGGAATCGTTATGACAACGGATGGTTCGATTGGAAACTTTAATCGCGATGATTACTTAGAGGCTGAACAGTTAGTCATTGAACAATTAAAGGCAATTAATAAACCGTTTATTGTGATTTTAAATACGACTCATCCAAAAACTGATGATGTACAAGAATTGAGAAATCAATTACAAGATGAGTATGGTGTTCCAGTATTACCTCTAAGTGTTGAAAATATGACGAAAAAAGATATTTATAGTGTCTTAACAGAGGCTTTATATGAATTCCCAGTTTCAGAACTTGATATTAAATTACCAAGCTGGGTTGATGCATTAAGTGATGATAATTGGTTAAAAGCACGCTTCTTAAAATTAATTAATCAAAGTACAAATGAATTCTACAAGCTTCGTGATATTAATTACTTAGCTGATGAATTAAAAGCAGAAGATATTGTTGAGGATTGTTTTATCAGTGCTTTAGATGCTGGTGTAGGGTTAGCAGAGCTTGAAATTAAGGTTCCAGATCAATTATATGATCAAATTTTAACAGAATTAGTTGGACCAATTAAAGATAAAGCAGATTTAATGTTCTTATTACAAGATTATGCAAATATTAAAAAGGAATATGAACCTATTGCATCTGCACTTAAGATGGTTAAACAAGTTGGATATGGAATTGCAACTCCATCAATCGAAGATATGACACTTAGTGAGCCAACCGTTGTAAAACAAGGAGCACGCTATGGAGTTCGTTTAAAAGCTATTGCACCATCTATTCATATGATTCGTGTCGATGTTGAGTCAGTATTTGAACCAATCATCGGAACAGAACAACAAAGTAAAGATTTAATTGACTTTATTATGAAAGATTCTGCTGATAATCCATTAGCAATCTGGTCTACTGAAATCTTTGGTCGTTGTTTAAGTGATATTGTACGCGATGGTATTTCAGCAAAATTATATTCAATGCCAGAAAATGCACGCTTTAAATTACAAGATACATTAATTAAAATTGTAAACCAAGGTAATGGTGGATTAATTGCCATTATGCTTTAA
- a CDS encoding stage VI sporulation protein F, with protein MFDNIFGKFGKDVNVKQDDLFNIASEASQMDLKNEQQVRALIGSVAAMVGRKVDPAIEDQLTKMIINGEVPTDMNELLKMMM; from the coding sequence ATGTTTGATAATATTTTTGGGAAATTTGGGAAAGATGTAAATGTAAAGCAAGATGATCTTTTTAATATTGCATCTGAGGCTTCACAAATGGATTTGAAAAATGAACAACAAGTTCGAGCATTGATTGGAAGTGTAGCAGCAATGGTTGGACGAAAAGTTGATCCTGCTATTGAAGATCAATTAACTAAAATGATTATTAACGGGGAAGTTCCAACAGATATGAATGAGTTATTAAAAATGATGATGTAA